One genomic segment of Streptomyces sp. RerS4 includes these proteins:
- a CDS encoding FHA domain-containing protein: MVQRPGVPTAPALVLETAEGSTEMSPGRTYHVGRDPLCEICLDDARVSWHHAILRPDGDHWTVEDENSTNGTWADGHRVHAWTVGPGSELRFGSADDGPRARLRDRTPPRAPQGAPAPAVDPGPADLRSAGAGPADLRPADLRPADLRPADLRPADDARPSRVSDPSHTGTFRSPTNIRPLPARTTLRIGRAPGNDLVIDDLVVSRRHAELRALPDGTREIVDLGSHNGTYLNGVPVDRARIAEGDIVGIGRSAFCLVGDRLQEYVDTGEVSLDVQDLAVAVDHGRKTLLDHVSFPVGTKCLLAVVGPSGAGKSTLLGALTGLRPADHGTVLYDGRDLYRDYAELRSRIGLVPQDDILHAQLTVRRALTYAAELRFPQDTAKAERQARVDEVITELGLRQRVDQPIHSLSGGQRKRVSVALELLTKPSLLFLDEPTSGLDPGMDRSVMHMLRGLADDGRTVIVVTHSVLSLDVCDRLLVLAPGGRIAWFGPPEEALDFFGFDQWPEAFEAFENQQDRDWAGQYAASPQYRAYVAGAAARSRTDTTPPGPAGFAPAPPKAQSWGSQLSTLVRRYAAALGADRTFLAIMIALPFVMGAMARALAGGTLTRETAMNALLILCVGGVLTGAANAVRELVKERVIYQRERAVGLSRSAYLMSKVVVLGTITVAQAVVLTLVGLFGVKQSPPEASGVFLATLVEITLAVALLSFTAMMLGLLVSALVTKEEVTMPLLVLLAIVQVVFCGALLQLAGVPVIEQLAWFVPARWALGAMAGTIDLGRIVPGPLTDDPLFAHSGGVWLLNMGMLVALSVLFGVLVARLLRRHEPAIMRK; the protein is encoded by the coding sequence ATGGTCCAGCGCCCCGGTGTGCCGACCGCGCCCGCACTCGTCCTGGAGACCGCCGAGGGCTCCACCGAGATGAGTCCGGGCCGGACCTACCACGTCGGCAGAGACCCCCTCTGCGAGATCTGCCTCGACGACGCCCGTGTCTCCTGGCACCACGCGATCCTGCGCCCCGACGGCGACCACTGGACCGTCGAGGACGAGAACAGCACCAACGGCACCTGGGCCGACGGCCACCGCGTCCACGCGTGGACCGTCGGCCCAGGCAGCGAACTGCGCTTCGGCAGCGCGGACGACGGCCCCCGCGCCCGCCTCCGCGACCGTACGCCGCCCCGCGCGCCCCAGGGCGCCCCCGCCCCGGCGGTCGACCCCGGCCCGGCTGACCTTCGCTCGGCCGGTGCCGGCCCGGCCGACCTCCGCCCGGCCGACCTCCGCCCGGCCGACCTCCGCCCGGCCGACCTCCGCCCGGCCGACGACGCCCGCCCCTCCCGGGTCTCGGACCCCTCCCACACCGGCACCTTCCGCAGCCCGACCAACATCCGCCCGCTCCCCGCCCGCACCACCCTGCGCATCGGCCGCGCCCCCGGCAACGACCTCGTCATCGACGACCTCGTCGTCTCCCGCCGCCACGCCGAACTGCGCGCCCTCCCCGACGGCACCCGCGAGATCGTCGACCTCGGCAGCCACAACGGCACCTACCTCAACGGCGTCCCCGTAGACCGCGCCCGCATCGCCGAGGGTGACATCGTCGGCATCGGCCGTTCCGCCTTCTGCCTGGTCGGCGACCGGCTCCAGGAATACGTCGACACCGGCGAGGTCTCCCTCGACGTCCAGGACCTCGCCGTCGCCGTCGACCACGGCCGCAAGACCCTCCTCGACCACGTCTCCTTCCCCGTCGGCACCAAATGCCTGCTCGCCGTCGTCGGACCCAGCGGCGCCGGGAAATCCACCCTCCTCGGCGCCCTCACCGGACTACGCCCCGCCGACCACGGCACCGTCCTCTACGACGGCCGCGACCTCTACCGCGACTACGCCGAACTACGAAGCCGCATCGGCCTCGTCCCCCAGGACGACATCCTGCACGCCCAGCTCACCGTCCGCCGCGCCCTCACGTACGCCGCCGAACTGCGCTTCCCCCAGGACACCGCCAAAGCCGAACGCCAGGCCCGCGTAGACGAGGTCATCACCGAACTCGGCCTGCGTCAACGCGTCGACCAGCCCATCCACAGCCTCTCCGGCGGCCAGCGCAAACGCGTCTCCGTCGCCCTCGAACTCCTCACTAAACCCTCCCTGCTCTTCCTCGACGAACCGACCTCCGGCCTCGACCCCGGCATGGACCGCTCCGTCATGCACATGCTGCGCGGCCTCGCCGACGACGGCCGCACCGTCATCGTCGTCACCCACAGCGTGCTCAGCCTCGACGTCTGCGACCGGCTGCTCGTCCTGGCCCCCGGAGGCCGCATCGCCTGGTTCGGACCCCCCGAGGAGGCCCTCGACTTCTTCGGCTTCGACCAGTGGCCGGAGGCCTTCGAGGCCTTCGAGAACCAACAGGACCGCGACTGGGCCGGCCAGTACGCCGCCTCCCCCCAGTACCGCGCCTACGTGGCCGGCGCCGCCGCCCGCTCCCGGACCGACACCACCCCGCCCGGCCCGGCCGGCTTCGCTCCCGCCCCGCCCAAGGCCCAGAGCTGGGGCTCCCAACTCTCCACCCTCGTACGCCGCTACGCCGCCGCCCTCGGCGCCGACCGCACCTTCCTCGCCATCATGATCGCGCTGCCGTTCGTGATGGGAGCCATGGCCCGCGCCCTCGCCGGCGGTACCCTCACGCGGGAGACGGCGATGAACGCGCTGCTCATCCTGTGCGTGGGCGGCGTCCTGACCGGCGCGGCCAACGCCGTGCGCGAACTCGTCAAGGAACGCGTCATCTACCAGCGGGAACGCGCCGTCGGGCTCTCCAGGTCCGCCTACCTGATGTCCAAGGTCGTCGTCCTCGGGACCATCACGGTCGCCCAGGCCGTGGTCCTGACCCTCGTCGGCCTCTTCGGCGTGAAACAGAGCCCCCCGGAGGCCTCCGGGGTCTTCCTGGCGACCCTCGTCGAGATCACCCTCGCCGTCGCCCTCCTCTCCTTCACCGCGATGATGCTCGGCCTCCTGGTCTCCGCCCTCGTCACGAAGGAAGAGGTCACCATGCCGCTGCTGGTCCTGCTCGCCATCGTGCAGGTGGTCTTCTGCGGGGCCCTCCTCCAGCTCGCGGGTGTGCCCGTGATCGAACAACTCGCCTGGTTCGTTCCCGCGCGCTGGGCGCTCGGCGCCATGGCCGGCACCATCGACCTCGGCCGGATCGTCCCCGGCCCCCTCACCGACGACCCCCTCTTCGCCCACTCAGGTGGGGTCTGGCTGCTGAACATGGGCATGCTGGTCGCCCTGTCCGTGCTGTTCGGAGTGCTGGTCGCGCGGCTGCTGCGGCGGCACGAGCCCGCGATCATGCGGAAGTAG
- a CDS encoding cation diffusion facilitator family transporter, translated as MSGHDHGGRHDHAEHGGDGHNHAGQDHAGQKHAGHGHAGHSHGVDPNADRRWLAIALGLIGGFMAVEVVIGVIARSLALISDAAHMLTDAVSIVLALIAMRLAARPARGGFTFGLKRAEILSAQANGLTLLLLAVWLAYEAVRRLLDPPPVAGGLVLVTALAGIVVNVAAAWCISRANRSSLAVEGAYQHILNDLFAFIGTAVSGLIVLTTGFAQADAIATLVVVALMVKAGYGLVRESGRIFLEAAPAHLDPDAVGDRLVGHPPVTEVHDLHIWTITSGQAALSAHVLVEPAGDCHAVRRDLEGMLAKEYGITHTTLQVDHVQDTLLSVGRAGEGPDDGGPHCGDPHGPVHRQGPHAH; from the coding sequence ATGAGCGGACACGATCACGGCGGGCGGCACGACCACGCCGAGCACGGCGGGGACGGGCACAACCACGCCGGGCAGGACCACGCCGGACAGAAGCACGCCGGACACGGCCACGCCGGGCACAGTCACGGCGTGGACCCGAACGCCGACCGGCGGTGGCTCGCGATCGCTCTCGGCCTCATCGGCGGCTTCATGGCCGTCGAGGTGGTCATCGGTGTCATCGCCCGGTCCCTGGCGCTGATCTCCGACGCCGCGCACATGCTGACCGACGCCGTCTCGATCGTGCTGGCGTTGATCGCGATGCGGCTGGCGGCGCGGCCGGCGCGCGGCGGGTTCACGTTCGGCCTCAAGCGGGCGGAGATACTCTCCGCGCAGGCGAACGGGCTGACGTTGCTGCTCTTGGCGGTGTGGCTGGCCTACGAGGCGGTGCGGCGGCTGCTGGACCCGCCGCCGGTCGCGGGCGGGTTGGTGCTGGTCACGGCGCTGGCGGGGATCGTCGTCAACGTGGCGGCGGCCTGGTGCATCTCGCGGGCGAACCGGTCCTCGCTGGCGGTGGAGGGCGCCTACCAGCACATCCTGAACGACCTGTTCGCCTTCATCGGGACGGCGGTCTCCGGTCTGATCGTCCTCACCACGGGCTTCGCGCAGGCCGACGCGATCGCCACGCTCGTGGTGGTGGCGCTGATGGTGAAGGCGGGCTACGGCCTGGTGCGGGAGTCCGGACGGATCTTCCTGGAGGCCGCTCCGGCGCACCTGGATCCGGACGCGGTCGGCGACCGGCTCGTGGGGCATCCGCCGGTGACGGAGGTCCACGACCTGCACATCTGGACGATCACCTCCGGGCAGGCGGCCCTGTCCGCACACGTGCTGGTGGAGCCGGCGGGCGACTGCCACGCCGTACGCCGCGACCTGGAGGGGATGCTGGCGAAGGAGTACGGGATCACCCACACGACCCTCCAGGTGGATCACGTCCAGGACACCCTGCTGTCGGTGGGCCGGGCGGGCGAGGGGCCGGACGACGGCGGCCCGCACTGCGGGGACCCCCACGGCCCCGTCCACCGCCAGGGCCCGCACGCGCACTGA
- a CDS encoding NUDIX domain-containing protein — translation MTGPKRYKRSAGLLLFRRTGDPAASAPEPTAGPGVEVLLGHMGGPLWAGRDAGSWVVPKGEYAPDETPRDAARREFTEELGLPPPEGTYLPLGEVRLSSGKLVTVWAVEADLDPALVVPGTFTMEWPPHSGREQEFPELDRVAWFTPEAARKKMMISQMPFLDRLLALLDG, via the coding sequence ATGACCGGACCGAAGAGGTACAAGCGCAGCGCCGGGCTGCTGCTGTTCCGCCGTACGGGGGACCCCGCCGCGTCGGCACCGGAGCCGACGGCGGGGCCGGGCGTCGAGGTGTTGCTCGGGCACATGGGCGGTCCCCTGTGGGCGGGGCGTGACGCGGGCAGTTGGGTCGTCCCCAAGGGCGAGTACGCGCCGGACGAGACGCCCCGGGACGCGGCCCGCCGCGAGTTCACCGAGGAACTGGGCCTGCCGCCGCCGGAGGGCACGTACCTGCCGCTGGGCGAGGTGCGCCTGAGCAGCGGGAAGCTGGTGACGGTGTGGGCGGTGGAGGCGGATCTCGATCCGGCGCTGGTGGTGCCGGGGACCTTCACGATGGAGTGGCCTCCGCACTCGGGGCGTGAGCAGGAGTTTCCCGAGTTGGATCGGGTGGCCTGGTTCACGCCGGAGGCGGCCCGAAAAAAGATGATGATCTCTCAAATGCCTTTTCTGGACAGGTTGTTGGCGTTACTGGACGGTTGA
- a CDS encoding Tm-1-like ATP-binding domain-containing protein, with protein MTSVVLVGTLDTKGVEYGWLRERLLRTGVEVVLVDTGIMGEPRVAADVPREAVARAAGTELSHLVTAADRGAAVTTMARGAEAVLLRLHAEGRLHGVLAIGGSGGTSIATRAMRALPLGVPKVMVSSMASGDVAPYVGSADVTMMYSVVDIAGINSVSAPILTNAVEAIAGMARGYAHATPERRRPARLGAGSKPLIAASMAGVTTLGVDAARERLTELGYEVLVFHVSGTGGRTLETLADQGIFAGVLDLTLSELADDLCGGILTAGPDRLSAAGRAGIPQVVSLGALDMVKFGPLETLPERARYRRVRVHNPSITVIRTTEAECAELGRRVAAKLRVATGPTAVCVPLRGLSTLGAPGGPYHDPDADRALFSALRDGLRGSAARLYDYDTHINDPAFGRAAADRLHAMIGAVSAAA; from the coding sequence ATGACGAGCGTCGTGCTGGTGGGAACCCTGGACACCAAGGGTGTCGAGTACGGCTGGTTGCGCGAGAGGCTGCTGCGCACCGGCGTCGAAGTGGTACTGGTCGATACGGGGATCATGGGAGAACCCCGGGTGGCCGCGGACGTGCCGCGCGAGGCGGTGGCCCGAGCCGCGGGAACAGAACTGTCGCACCTGGTCACGGCCGCCGACCGGGGCGCGGCCGTGACGACGATGGCGCGGGGGGCCGAGGCGGTCCTCTTACGCCTGCACGCCGAAGGCCGGCTGCACGGGGTGCTCGCGATAGGCGGCAGCGGCGGCACGTCGATCGCGACGCGGGCGATGCGGGCACTGCCGCTCGGCGTGCCGAAGGTGATGGTGTCCTCCATGGCGTCCGGGGACGTGGCCCCGTACGTCGGATCGGCGGACGTCACGATGATGTACAGCGTCGTGGACATCGCCGGGATCAACAGCGTCTCGGCCCCGATCCTGACCAACGCCGTGGAGGCGATCGCCGGCATGGCCCGCGGCTACGCCCACGCCACCCCGGAGCGGCGGCGTCCGGCCCGACTCGGCGCGGGATCGAAGCCGCTGATCGCGGCGAGCATGGCGGGGGTGACCACCCTCGGCGTGGACGCGGCCCGGGAACGACTGACGGAACTCGGCTACGAGGTGCTGGTCTTCCACGTCAGCGGTACCGGTGGCCGCACCCTGGAGACCCTGGCCGACCAGGGGATCTTCGCCGGGGTGCTGGACCTGACGCTCAGCGAACTCGCCGACGACCTGTGCGGCGGGATCCTCACCGCCGGGCCGGACCGGCTGAGCGCGGCCGGGCGGGCCGGGATCCCGCAGGTGGTGAGCCTGGGCGCGTTGGACATGGTGAAGTTCGGGCCGCTGGAGACGCTGCCCGAGCGGGCCCGCTACCGGCGGGTGCGCGTCCACAACCCCTCGATCACGGTGATCCGTACGACGGAGGCCGAGTGCGCGGAGCTGGGCCGCCGGGTCGCCGCCAAACTCCGCGTGGCGACGGGCCCGACGGCCGTCTGCGTCCCGCTGCGCGGGCTGTCCACGCTCGGCGCACCGGGCGGGCCGTACCACGACCCGGACGCGGACCGGGCGCTGTTCTCGGCGCTCCGTGACGGGCTGCGGGGCAGCGCGGCCCGACTGTACGACTACGACACGCACATCAACGACCCGGCGTTCGGACGGGCCGCCGCCGACCGGCTGCACGCGATGATCGGCGCGGTCTCGGCGGCCGCCTGA